The Hymenobacter sp. DG25A nucleotide sequence GGAATTGTAGGTTATTTGTGCGCCTCATGCCCTATTCCCATGCTACATGCCCGTACCTGACCTTTCCCTTAGAACCGTTGACGTGACGCGCTACGTTACGCCGCTGCGCGAAGGCGGCTCCCTGCCGGGCCTTGTGGAGGCCGATGACGGTTTTCTCTACGTCGTTAAGTTTCGGGGGGCGGGCCAGGGCCTGAAGGCGCTAATTGCCGAGCTGATTGTGGGCGAGCTGGCCCGGGCCCTGGGCCTGCGCATGCCGGAGCTGGTGTTCATGCGGCTGGATGAAGCCTTTGGCCGCACCGAGCCCGACGAGGAAATTCAGGACCTGCTGCGCTTCAGCACCGGCCTCAATCTGGCCCTGCACTACCTTTCCGGCGCCATCACCTACGACCCTTTGGTGAATACTATTGAGCCCGGGCTGGCTTCTCAAATTGTGTGGCTGGACTGCCTCACGCTGAACGTAGACCGCACTGCCCGCAACACCAATATGCTGATGTGGCACCGTGAACTGTGGCTCATTGACCACGGCGCCGCCCTCTACGTGCACCACACCGGCCCCGACTGGGCCCAGAACACGCGCCGCGCCTTTCCGCAGGTGAAAGACCACGTGCTCCTGCCCCAGGCCAGCGAGCTGGAAGCCGTGGACGCCGCCAGCCGCGCCCTGCTCACCCCCGACGTGCTCCAGTCCATTCTGGCCCTGGTGCCCGACGAGTGGCTGACCTCAGATCAGTCCACCACGCTCACGGCGGAGGAGCAGCGCCAGAATTACGTGCGCTTCCTGGAAGCCCGCCTGTCCGCATCAGAAACCTTTGTTCAGGAAGCGCAGCATGCCCGCCAAGCACTTATTTGAGTACGCCGTTCTGCGCGTGGTGCCCCGCGTAGAGCGTGAGGAGTTCCTCAACGTGGGCGTTATCGTGTACTGTGCCTCCGAAGGTTTTCTGCAGGTGCGGTGCGCAGTACCGGAAGCCCGCCTGCGCGCCTTTGGCTGCGCCGAGCTGGACCTGCAGGACCTGGCCCAACGCTTGCGGGCGTTTGAGCGAATCTGCCAGGGCCGCCGGGAAGGCGGCCCTATTGGTCAGTTGCCCATTGCCTCCCGTTTCCGTTGGCTCACGGCCCAGCGCAGCACGATTGTGCAAACGTCGCCGGTGCACCCCGGCCTGTGCGAGAATGCCGCCGATACTTTGAACCGCCTGTATGCGCAGCTGGTGGAGTAGTGGCGGGCAAAGCCCCCGACTGAGCGCCACGCCGCGTCTGAAATGTAACATTGTAGGAAAGTAACGTCATGCTGAGCGCAGCCGAAGCACCTTGGTAGTGTAGTAAACCCAACCAAGCAGTAGAGATACTTGGATCCTGCTCAGCATGACGGTCAGAACCGTTGTTCTATCGAAATGACGGCCTTTACCCAATTATTTAACACTTTGATTAAGTATGCTTGCATAACATTTTATGAATATCTCCGTATCTTTGCCTGCACAAACCAGTAAGAGAGAAGTTGATATGAAAAAGACCACCGCATTTTCGTCGTTGTTGCTGTTGGGTGGCCTGGGTTCATTCCGTTACCTGTCGGCCCAACTAAAAGACCTTGATTTGAATTTTGACCTGCGGGGAGAGGATAGCTGCTATTACTGCTAACCGGCCCGTATAACTGAACGAAAAAGCCCTGCCACCTGGTGGCAGGGCTTTTTTATGCCTCAGGCCGTGATTTTGCGGCTCATTCTCAGTGTTTTCCTGACCCTGCGGAAGAAAAGCACATCCATTCTCATTTGATTTCGGTACTTCACGGTATGGTACGTAGTAGGCGTATCACAGCCGTTTCACATTCTCTGTCCCCTACCCTTATGAACCTCAACAGCTTAAAAGACCAAATCAGCTACATCATTGGCCGCGACCTGGCCCGCAACTTCGCCCAGCAGGGCCTGGATCTGGATATTGATGTGCTGGCCGCCAGCATGAAGGAAGGCATGGCCGGTGAGCCCAGCCGCCTCACCCAGGACCAGATGAAAGAAGCCATGGGCCAGCTGCAGCAGCAGATGGAAGCCCTGGAAGCCGACGAGGACGGCGCCAGCACTGCCGGCGCTGCCAGTGGCAGCGACAACCAGGCCGAAGGGCTGGCTTTCCTGGCCGCCAACAAAGACAAAGCCGGAGTGCACACGCTGCCCAGCGGCCTGCAGTACGAGGTGCTGAAGGAGGGCTCGGGCAAGAAGCCTTCGCTCAGCTCGTCGGTTACTACGCACTACCACGGTACGCTCATTAATGGTAATGTGTTTGACAGCAGCTACCAGCGCGGCCAGCCCGCTACCTTCCCCGTAAACGGCGTAATTGCCGGCTGGACAGAAGCGCTGCAGCTGATGCCCGAAGGCTCTAAATGGCGCCTGTACATTCCCTCGGAGCTGGCCTATGGCAAGCGCGGCGCCGGCCGCGACATCGGCCCCGACTCCACGCTCATCTTCGACGTGGAGCTGCTGAAAGTAAATAACTAACGATGCCTGACACCGGGCCGCTGGAAACCTCTTCGACTGCCGTGCCCACCTGGAGCGCGGGCAGCCGTAGCGCCAGCGGCCCGGTGCCGGCTTTTACCACCCCCCGGCCGGCCCTTAACACTACCCTCCCTCCCGTGATGGACGAACCCTTGCCGCCTGTGCCGCCACCCGCTCCCGCCGTGCCTACCATGCGCAGCGAAGATGGCCGGCTGGAGCTTACGGCTACCACGCTGAAGGTTGATGGGCGGGTGTTCAGTCTGCTGGAGCTGGAGGCCATTGAAGTAAAACCGGTGCGCTGGCTGCTCTGGTACCTGCTGGGCGGCCTCACACTGGCTATTTTCACCATGGCCTTTCTGCAAAACTGGCTGCGCACCATGCCCGCCGCCATGGGCATGACGGTGGGAGCCCTCCTGCTGCTTATTGGGCACCGGGGTGCCAAGCGCCTGCGCATTCTGCGGCTGGGCCAGGAAGATTTGTACTATACCCTTTCCGGTGAGCTGGCCCCGTGGCAAACACTGGCTGGCCAGGTAAACCGGCGCATTCAGCAGCGCCATGATGAGCAGGCTGCCATCCTGTTCCAGGCATTTTCGGCGGGGCAGCCTTCCGATGAAGACACTTCGGAAGCGGGTCAGTAAGTCTGCCAGGCTATTGTTTTTTCTTTTGCCTTACCTTTAGCCGCTCTAAAAGCGCAGCAGCAAATATCTCCTTTTCACCATTTTCATGGACGCCAAACACCAGCACCAGCACACAGCCATATCTACGGCGGGCCTGCTTATTGCGCTCGGCATTATTTACGGGGATATTGGTACCTCACCCCTGTACGTGATGAAGGCCATTGTGCCGGAAACCATTACCCAGGATTTGGTATATGGGGGCATCTCCTGCGTGCTGTGGACGCTTACACTGCAAACTACCATCAAGTATGTGCTGCTGACCCTCAACGCGGATAACAACGGGGAAGGCGGTATTTTCTCCCTGTACGCCCTGGTGCGCCGTCGTGGTACCTGGCTCTCGGCGGTGGCTATTGTGGGGGGCGCTTCTTTGCTGGCCGATGGTATTATTACCCCGCCCATTTCGGTTTCCTCGGCTATTGAGGGACTTAAAACGGTGTATCCGCATCTGCAGCAAACCACCATTGTCTACATCGTAATTGCTATTCTGTGCGGGCTGTTTTTCCTGCAAAGCTTCGGAACACAGATTGTAGGCAAGGCTTTTGGCCCTATCATGTTCCTGTGGTTTTCCATGCTGGCGGCGCTTGGCATTTACAGCATCTCTCAGCACCCGGAAATTCTGAAAGCGGCCAACCCCTACTATGCCTACAACCTGCTGGTGAACACGCCGGGCGGTTTCTGGCTGCTGGGCGCCGTGTTTTTGTGTACTACCGGGGCCGAGGCCTTATACTCCGATCTGGGCCACTGCGGCAAAGGCAACATCCGCATCAGCTGGGGATTTGTGAAGCTGTGCCTGCTGCTCAATTACTTTGGGCAGGGCGCCTGGCTGATGACGCAGGTTGGTCAGCACCTGGACGGCCGCAACCCTTTCTATGAGCTGATGCCTTCCTGGTTTCTGCTGATTGGTATTGGTATTGCCACCATTGCGGCCATCATTGCTTCCCAGGCCCTGATTACAGGCTCGTTTACGCTGGTAGCAGAAGCCATTCG carries:
- a CDS encoding DUF3037 domain-containing protein, with product MPAKHLFEYAVLRVVPRVEREEFLNVGVIVYCASEGFLQVRCAVPEARLRAFGCAELDLQDLAQRLRAFERICQGRREGGPIGQLPIASRFRWLTAQRSTIVQTSPVHPGLCENAADTLNRLYAQLVE
- a CDS encoding HipA family kinase, with amino-acid sequence MPVPDLSLRTVDVTRYVTPLREGGSLPGLVEADDGFLYVVKFRGAGQGLKALIAELIVGELARALGLRMPELVFMRLDEAFGRTEPDEEIQDLLRFSTGLNLALHYLSGAITYDPLVNTIEPGLASQIVWLDCLTLNVDRTARNTNMLMWHRELWLIDHGAALYVHHTGPDWAQNTRRAFPQVKDHVLLPQASELEAVDAASRALLTPDVLQSILALVPDEWLTSDQSTTLTAEEQRQNYVRFLEARLSASETFVQEAQHARQALI
- a CDS encoding FKBP-type peptidyl-prolyl cis-trans isomerase translates to MNLNSLKDQISYIIGRDLARNFAQQGLDLDIDVLAASMKEGMAGEPSRLTQDQMKEAMGQLQQQMEALEADEDGASTAGAASGSDNQAEGLAFLAANKDKAGVHTLPSGLQYEVLKEGSGKKPSLSSSVTTHYHGTLINGNVFDSSYQRGQPATFPVNGVIAGWTEALQLMPEGSKWRLYIPSELAYGKRGAGRDIGPDSTLIFDVELLKVNN